The sequence TCGAGGGTGCGTGCCACGGATGACTCCTTGTTCGAAGCGTCTGCGTATCCGACCGCTCCGGTCTACCGCAAGGGCTTACGCCAGCGGGCGGGCTCGGGGACCTCGACGCGGTGCTGCTCGATCTCCCGGACCAGAACCCGGGGGTCGCGCGGCGAGAAGGCGGTGCCGGTACGCTGGGTCACCGAGCGGATGCGGTCGAGCCGGAAGGCGCGGGAGCCCTCCTTGGCCGGGTCCCAGGCGATCAGGTACCAGAGCGGCAGTTGCACCAGCAGCCCGTGTGGCTCGATCACCCGCTGGCTCTCCGCCCCGTGGCGGTCGACGTAGTGGATCTCCAGCCGCTGCGACGCCACGAATGCCGACTCGCAGATCCGGAAGATCCCGGGGTCGATGGGGCCGGCGCCGGCGGCCCGCTCCGGGGGCACGGGCCTGCCGACCACCACGCGCCGGAGGATCGCCTCCAGCGCCCCGCGCTTCGGCGCAGGCAGCGAGCCGACGATCTTGTCGAGGGCGCCGCCCAGGGTCTCGCCCACCGGCGTCGGCGCCACGAGGCTCCCCAGCCGCAGGGAGATCCAGAGGTGGATCGCCTCGTCGACCGAAAGCGCCAGGGGCGGCATCGAGTAGGTGCTCTCGAGCCGCAGCCCGCCGCCGCGCCCCGGATCGCCGACGATGGGCACGCCCTGCTCGCGGAGGCTGGCGAGGTCCCGGAAGATGGTGCGCTCCCCCACGCCGAAGTGGCGGACGAGATCCTCCACCGTGCAGGCGGTGCGACGCCGGCGCAGGTATTCGGTGATCGCGTAGAGGCGCTCGTTGCGAGTCATCGGCTCGGAAGAAAGGTGACGGAGGGTCGTCAGGGTTGGCTGCGAGGTTCCACTTCACCGGGCGACGGACGCCCGCGTGAAAAGGAATATCGCAGATGAACCAGCAGAATCAGAACTCCGTCTATTCCGTCGTCATCTTCCGCGCCAGGGCGGGTGTCGCCGCCGAGCAGATGGAAGAGGCCCGGCGCTCGAGCCTGACCTGGCTCACGCAGCAGCCCGGCTTCGTCCGTCGCTTCGCCCTGGCCGACGCCGACGGCAACTACCTGCACATGGTCGAATGGGCGAGCCTCGAGGAGGCGGTACGGGTCGGCGACGCCTTTGCCGGCGCCGAGGCCAACCAGGCGTTGATGGAGCGCGTGGATCCCGAGAGCCGCCGGTCGTTCCGCGGCGTACCGCTGCAGGAGGGCTGATCGGGTGAAGGCCCGCTTCCGCCAGGAGGCGGGCCTCCCCACCCCTCTCAGCCCTTGGGGACGATGCCGCCGAGGCTGCGGATGATGTCGAGGGGGATGGGCAGCACGGTGTGCTTGTTGTTGCCCGAGCCGGCGATCTCGACCAGCGTCTGCAGGTAGCGCAGCTGCAGGGTCGCCGGGTTCTGCGACATGAGCTCCGCCGCCTGGGAGAGCTTCTCGGCAGCCTGCAGCTCGCCCTCCGCGGCGATGATCTTGGCGCGGCGCTCACGCTCCGCCTCGGCCTGCCGGGCGATGGCGCGCTGCATGTCGCCGGGGATGTCGATGTGCTTCACCTCGACGTTCGACACCTTGATGCCCCACGGGTCGGTGTGCGAATCGAGGACCTGCTGGATCTCCCGGTTGATCCGCTCGCGATCGGTGAGCAGCTCGTCGAGCTCGACCTGGCCGACGATCGCCCGCAGGGTGGTCTGGGCCATCTGCGAGGTCGCGTAGAGGTAGTCCTCGACCTGCAGCACCGCCTTGTCGGAGTTGATCACGCGGAAGTAGACCACCGCGTTCACCTTCACCGAGATGTTGTCCTTGGTGATCACGTCCTGCGGCGGCACGTCCCTGGCGACCGTGCGCAGATCGACCACGACCATCCGCTCGATGGCGGGGATGACCCAGCGGAAACCGGCGCGCTTCAGCCCGACGAATCGCCCGAGACGAAAGATCACGCCATTTTCGTATTCGTTGATGATCCGCACGCCCGAGATGAAGATGAGGAAGATGATCGCAGCGGGAACGAGAATCGCGATCAAGCCGGAGAAATCCATCAGACGATCTCCTCGACGGTCAGGGTGAGACCGTCGACGTTGCGCACCGCTACCGGGGCGCCTGCAGCGATGGGTCGGACGGAAATCGCCCGCCACCGCTCGCCGTGTACGAAGACTTCGCCGCCACCGGGGCCGATCGCCGAGAGCGCCCTGCCCCGCTCACCGAGCAGGCCGACGTCGCCGCCGAGCTGCGGGATCGTCCGCGCCTCGGCAGCCCGGACGAGCAGGTAGACCGCACCGGCGCCGAGGACGACGACGGTGGGGATCAGGAAGCCGAGCGAGATGCCGAAGGAGGGTTCGACGAACCACTCGAAGTCGACGTCGTCGACCAGCAGGACCCCGCCGAGCACCAGCAGCACCATGCCGCCCACGCCGAGCAGGCCGCTGGCCACGAAGAGCTCGGCGACGATGAGCCCGATCCCCACCAGCATCAGCGCGATCGCGCCCGCCTGCACCGGCAGCGCCGAGAAGGCGACGAGGGCGAGGATGATGCAGATCGCGCCGAGCAGCCCCGGCACGATCATCCCGGGGTTGGAGAGCTCGATGGCGAGCCCGAGCCCGCCGAGGACGAAGAGCAGATAGGCGATGGAGGGATTGGCGAGCCAGTGGACGAGGCGCTGGCCCAGGGATGGCTCGAGTTCGACGATCCGTGCGTTCGCGGTACGCAGGACGACCTCGCCGGAAGGAAGCTCGACCGTCCTGCCGTCGACCGCGGCGAGGAAGGCTTCCTCGGTCGGAGCCACCACGTCCACGACATTGAGCTCGACCGCTCGCTCGGCAGGAACGCTCGCGCTCTCGCGCACCGCCTTCACCGCCCATTCGACGTTGCGGCCACGCTGCTGGGCGATCGATTCCACGAAGGCGATGGTGTCGTTGAGCACCTTCTCCCCCATCGCCTTGCCGCCGGCCTCCTCCGGATCCTGTCCGGTGGGGCCGACGACGGGATGGGCAGCGCCGATGTTGGTTCCCGGCGCCATGCCCGCAGCGTTGGCGGCGAGGGTGACGAAGACCCCTGCAGACCCGGCCCGGGCACCGGAGGGCCCGACCCAGACCAGCACCGGGACCTCCGCGCCGAGAAAGGAGCGGACGATCGCACGGGTCGATTCGAGGGCGCCGCCCGGCGTGTCGATGCGGACGAGAAGGGCGTCGTATCCCGCGACCTCTGCGTCCACGACGCAGTCCTGCAGGTAGGCCGCGGAGCCAGCGTCCACCGTCCCGGTGAGGGTGCAGCGACCCACCGCCGGTCGGCGGCGCTCAGGGAGCTCTCCCGACGCGTCTCCTCGCGACTCCTGGGCACGCAGGGGACCAGCGGCGGCGAGGGCCGCCGCGAAGATCGCGAGCACCAGCAGCGCACGGACGGGAGCGGGCGAATGGGAGGCGGGCCGCGGCACGTTCGACCTCGGGGAAATACGGAGGACTTAGCCTTACCCCACGGGCACCGCAAGAAAAGCCGGTAAGCGGCAGCGCTCCCGACTTCAGCGACGGGCCGGCGGCTCCATTCCGAGGCGGGCCATCACCAGCTTCAGATCGTCCCACGCCTTCGCCTTCTCCGCGGGGCTGCGGAGCAGGTAGGCCGGGTGGAAGGTCGGCATCAGCGGGATCCCCTCGTACACGCGCCAGGTGCCGCGAAGACGGGTGATGGGCGTCTGCTCCCGCAGGAGCGTCTGCGCCGCGAACTCGCCGAGGGCAACGATCGCCTTCGGCCGCAGCGCTGCGAGCTGCGCCTGCAGGAAGGGTTCGCAGGCGGCGATCTCCTCCGGCTCGGGGCTCCTGTTTCCGGGTGGCCGGCACTTCACCACGTTGCAGATGTAGACCTGCTCGCGGCGCAGGCCCATCGCCTCGATCATCCGGGTGAGCAGCTGGCCCGGCTTGCCGACGAAGGGCTCGCCCTGCTCGTCCTCCTCCGCGCCGGGGCCCTCGCCGACGAAGACGAGATCAGCATGGGGGTCGCCCGCGCCGAAGACGAGGTTGCTGCGGCCCTCGCACAGCTTGCACCGGCGGCAATCGCCGAGCTCGGTCCGCACGAGCGAGAGGCCGTCGGCGCCGCCGGGACGAGCCACCGGCGGGATCTCCACGGCAACCGGCAGCTCGCTCGCCCCGGGCCCAGCCAGGGGCGCCTGGGTCTCGCCACGGCCCTGCGCCCAGCGCACGTGCCGCCGCAGCTCCCGCGCCACCTCGGCCAGCTCCGCAGCGGGATCGCGTACCTCGCCCATCGTCACCCTCGTCCCTCGAATGAAAGGGCGCCTGCCCGCGTTGCCACGACCAGGGCTCCCCGTCGCCCGGCGCCCGTCCGACCGGTTGCGCCTGCAGGCGGCCACTGTATAGCCTGCAGTACGACGCGCATACGGGCGCATGCAACAGGCGGCGGCAGGTCGCCGGAGGTCGTTTTGAAGAAGGCGCCGTACGCCCTGTTTCTGCCCGTCCTCGGCTTTCTCTCGTTGTTGCTCTGGCCCGACGACGCCCACGCGTGGGGGCCCCTCTCCCACCTCGACTTCTCGACCGGCGCCTTGGGCCAGGTCTCGCTCCTGCCCGCGGCGCTTCGGGTGCTCCTCGCCAAGTGCGCGGACGACTTCCTCTACGGCTCCCTGGCTGCCGACATCATCGTCGGCAAGAACCTCGCCCGCTACGCGGTCCACTGCCACAACTGGAAGGTCGGCTGGAAGGTCTTCGACAAGGCGAAGGGCGAGCCGCAGCAGGCCTTCGCGCTCGGCTTCCTCTCCCACCTCGCGGCGGACACCGTCGCCCACAACTACTACGTGCCCTACAAGACCGTGGAAGGCTTCCCGGTCCGGGCCACCGGCCATGCCTACTGGGAGCTGCGCTACGACCAGAAGCTCGATCCGAAGCTCTGGCAGACCGCCCGGCGGATCACCGCGCAGTCGTTCCGCAAGCACGACGAATTCCTCGAAGAGGCCCTCTGCGATTCGTACGTCATCCCCTTCGGGGTCTCGAAGCGGATGTTCAACCAGCTCCTCTTCGCCGCGCGGATGAAGAAATACCAGGCGATGTGCGCCGTGGTCGCAGCCGAGAAGGATCACCTCCCGCTCACCGACGAGGAGGTGGCCGAGACCCGGCAGCTCGCCGTCTCGCAGATCCTCTCCATGCTCGCCGAGGGCGAGAAGGGCCGGGCCAACGACGCCGATCCCACCGGCGGGCGCAATCTCCACTTCGCCGTGAAGCTCCGCCAGCAGCTGCGCGAGGCTTCCCGCCGGAACGAGCTCGCGCCGGACGATGCGACCGAGGTGCTCCGGCAGACCCGCCCTGCCTTCCGGGAAGCGATCTTCGGCAAGCTCGTGCTCCCCGAGATCCCGCTGCGCTCCGAGGTCTCCGCCGCAGCGCGGGCCGCCGTGGAGCTCGCCGCCGAGGATACCGAGGGCACGTCCGCCGCCCAGATCGAGGCAGAGAACATCGCCCGCGAGGCGGACGACCTGCCCTGACCGTCAGCTTCCCAGCAGCGCCACCACCCGATCGAGCACGGCCCCGGCCACCGCACGCTTCGACTGCAGGGGCAGCCGATCCGTCCCGCCCGCCGCCACCAGCAGCACCTGGTTGGTGTCGGTGCCGAAGCCGCTCCCCGGTGCGGAGACGTCGTTCGCCACCACCAGGTCGAGGCCCTTCCGCTCCAGCTTCTCCCGGGCGTGCGCCTCGACCCGCTCCGTCTCCGCAGCGAAGCCCACGAGCACCGGCCGCTCCTGCCGCGACGAGTAGCGCGCGCTCACCGTCGCCAGGATGTCCGGCGTGCGTTCCAGCAGAAGATCCTCGGTGCCGGGCTGCTTCTTCACCTTCTGCGCCGCCCGCACCACCGGCCGCTGATCGGCCACCGCCGCCGACGCGATGAAGGCATCCGCGCCCTCCACCACGCGCAAGGTCGCCTCGAGCATCTCGGCAGCGCTCACCACCCGCACCACCTCGACCCCGGAAGGCGCGGGGAGCTCCACCGGCCCGGTGACCAGCGTCACCCGTGCCCCGCGTTCCCGCGCCGCCACCGCGACCGCATAGCCCATCCGCCCGGTGGACGGGTTGGAGAGGAAGCGCACCGGATCGAGGTGCTCCCGCGTCGGCCCCGCCGTGATCACCAGCCGGCGCCCCGCCAGGTCCCGCGGCGCGAGCAGCGATCGAGCCGCCTCCAGGATCTCCTCCGGCTCCGCCAGCCGCCCCGCTCCGACGTCCCCGTCCGCCAGCAGCCCCGACGCAGGCCCGACGAAGTGGTAGCGCCCGATCGCCCGCAGCGCCTCGACGTTCTGCTGCACGATCTCGTTGGCCCACATCGCCACGTTCATCGCCGGCGCCAGCAGCACCGGGCACCGCGCCGCCAGCAGCGTCGTCGTCACCGCGTCACCGCCGAGGCCGGCGCGCACCGCACCGATCAGGTTGGCGGTCGCCGGCGCGATCACCACGAGGTCCGCCCCGCGCACCAGATCGAGGTGCCCGTACTGCGCCTCCTGCGAAGGCTCGAGCACCTCGGTGAGCACCGGCCCACCCGAGAGCGCCTGCACCGTGAGCGGCGTCACGAAGCGGGTGGCGGCAGCGGTCATCGCCGCGCGGACCTCGGCCCCCTCGTGCACGAAGAGGCGCAAGGCGTGGCAGGCCTTGTAGGCGGCGATGCCGCCGCCGAAGGCGAAGACGATGCGCTTGCCGGAGAGCGGTCCCTGCAGGTTGTCGCGAGCCATAGTGATCACCGCCTCGAAGAAGCGTCCGATCTGCCGCGACCCACCCCGAAAGCGCAAGCCCAGACGGCTTGGCTCAAGGCCCCGGCGGCAACGCCCCGGCGGCGATCCAGCCCCGGATCGCCTCCTCCGCAGCGGGAGAGAGCCCGCCCCCCGGCGGCATCGACCCCTCGTCCACCAGCACCCACAGGCACGACTGCTCCGGCTCCCCCGGCTCCACCAGCGTCAGGCCCGTGCACGACGCATGGGACGACGGCACCCCGCCGCTGCCGTCGGCGCCGAGCAGCGCCTCGAAGGCCTGCCCCTCCTCCAGCGACAAGTCTTTTGCAGGCGCAGCGCCCCCGTGGCAGCCGCCGAAGGCACACGAAGCGGAGAAGACCGCCTGCACCGCCTCGAAGCTCGGCTCCCCGGCGCCGCCGCTCCCGCCCGTCCCCGCGAACGCAGCCTCGTAGAGCTGGTCGTCGCCGAACTCGACGCAGCCAGCGAGCAGCACGGCCGCCACCACGAGCAGGGCCCTCACCGGCACCTCGCGAGCATCGGATCCGCCGGCGCGTGGCATTTGATGCAGACCCGGGCGTTGGCCTCGTAGAGCGAGCACGCCTTCGAGGAGAAGCCCGGCGGATGCGGGTTCGACCCCACCCCGCCCCGCCCGGTGGTGGCGTGGCATTGGATGCAGCCCTCCTCCCGGTGGCAGCTCGTGCAGGAACGGATGTCGCGCGAGGCGAAGACGCCGTGGTGGTTCGGCCCCAGGGGCCCCACCCAACCCGGCGGATGAACGGAGAGGTTGGTCGCGCGCAACTGCGGCGCGGCCTGCTGCCCGATGCCGACCCGCTCGTGGCAGGTGACGCAGAAGTCCTGGTAGTTGTGGCAGCTCTGGCACTCCAGCGCGCTGTGCTTCGCCGGCACCGGGTGCAGGGTGATCCAGTCGTTCGGATGCACCTTGAGCACCTTGATCGCCGCGTCGTGGCAGGCGAGGCACTCGCTCTCGGTGTGGCACGCGTCGCACGTCTCCCGCGCGGTGAAGGCGTCCTGTCCGTGGGCCCGCGCGTAATCGGGCGAGTGGTAGACGCCGAAGGGATTGCCCAGCTCCGGCACCAGCGTCGCGCCCGACGGCATCACCTTGGCGATCTTCCCGTTCGCCGCCACCGGATGGCAGACGCTGCAGGCGCCGCCGGCCTCGCTCCCCCGGTGGTGGCATTCGAGGCAGGTCTCCATCTTCGGAAGGTTCCGCCGGTCGGCGATCTGCACCTTCTCCACCGCGCCGTGGCAGCGGGCGCAGGGGATCTCCTTCGAGACGTGCACCGCATGGTCGAACTTCAGGTTCGCCGTGGGGATCACCACGGGCTTCGGGCGCGCCATCGCCGTGGGATCGAAGCCGGGGTGGCACATCTGGCAGCTCTCGTCCCCGCGCACCGCCTC comes from Vulgatibacter sp. and encodes:
- a CDS encoding helix-turn-helix transcriptional regulator, with the translated sequence MTRNERLYAITEYLRRRRTACTVEDLVRHFGVGERTIFRDLASLREQGVPIVGDPGRGGGLRLESTYSMPPLALSVDEAIHLWISLRLGSLVAPTPVGETLGGALDKIVGSLPAPKRGALEAILRRVVVGRPVPPERAAGAGPIDPGIFRICESAFVASQRLEIHYVDRHGAESQRVIEPHGLLVQLPLWYLIAWDPAKEGSRAFRLDRIRSVTQRTGTAFSPRDPRVLVREIEQHRVEVPEPARWRKPLR
- a CDS encoding slipin family protein, whose product is MDFSGLIAILVPAAIIFLIFISGVRIINEYENGVIFRLGRFVGLKRAGFRWVIPAIERMVVVDLRTVARDVPPQDVITKDNISVKVNAVVYFRVINSDKAVLQVEDYLYATSQMAQTTLRAIVGQVELDELLTDRERINREIQQVLDSHTDPWGIKVSNVEVKHIDIPGDMQRAIARQAEAERERRAKIIAAEGELQAAEKLSQAAELMSQNPATLQLRYLQTLVEIAGSGNNKHTVLPIPLDIIRSLGGIVPKG
- a CDS encoding NfeD family protein, translating into MPRPASHSPAPVRALLVLAIFAAALAAAGPLRAQESRGDASGELPERRRPAVGRCTLTGTVDAGSAAYLQDCVVDAEVAGYDALLVRIDTPGGALESTRAIVRSFLGAEVPVLVWVGPSGARAGSAGVFVTLAANAAGMAPGTNIGAAHPVVGPTGQDPEEAGGKAMGEKVLNDTIAFVESIAQQRGRNVEWAVKAVRESASVPAERAVELNVVDVVAPTEEAFLAAVDGRTVELPSGEVVLRTANARIVELEPSLGQRLVHWLANPSIAYLLFVLGGLGLAIELSNPGMIVPGLLGAICIILALVAFSALPVQAGAIALMLVGIGLIVAELFVASGLLGVGGMVLLVLGGVLLVDDVDFEWFVEPSFGISLGFLIPTVVVLGAGAVYLLVRAAEARTIPQLGGDVGLLGERGRALSAIGPGGGEVFVHGERWRAISVRPIAAGAPVAVRNVDGLTLTVEEIV
- a CDS encoding uracil-DNA glycosylase, with product MGEVRDPAAELAEVARELRRHVRWAQGRGETQAPLAGPGASELPVAVEIPPVARPGGADGLSLVRTELGDCRRCKLCEGRSNLVFGAGDPHADLVFVGEGPGAEEDEQGEPFVGKPGQLLTRMIEAMGLRREQVYICNVVKCRPPGNRSPEPEEIAACEPFLQAQLAALRPKAIVALGEFAAQTLLREQTPITRLRGTWRVYEGIPLMPTFHPAYLLRSPAEKAKAWDDLKLVMARLGMEPPARR
- a CDS encoding zinc dependent phospholipase C family protein; this encodes MKKAPYALFLPVLGFLSLLLWPDDAHAWGPLSHLDFSTGALGQVSLLPAALRVLLAKCADDFLYGSLAADIIVGKNLARYAVHCHNWKVGWKVFDKAKGEPQQAFALGFLSHLAADTVAHNYYVPYKTVEGFPVRATGHAYWELRYDQKLDPKLWQTARRITAQSFRKHDEFLEEALCDSYVIPFGVSKRMFNQLLFAARMKKYQAMCAVVAAEKDHLPLTDEEVAETRQLAVSQILSMLAEGEKGRANDADPTGGRNLHFAVKLRQQLREASRRNELAPDDATEVLRQTRPAFREAIFGKLVLPEIPLRSEVSAAARAAVELAAEDTEGTSAAQIEAENIAREADDLP
- the coaBC gene encoding bifunctional phosphopantothenoylcysteine decarboxylase/phosphopantothenate--cysteine ligase CoaBC — protein: MARDNLQGPLSGKRIVFAFGGGIAAYKACHALRLFVHEGAEVRAAMTAAATRFVTPLTVQALSGGPVLTEVLEPSQEAQYGHLDLVRGADLVVIAPATANLIGAVRAGLGGDAVTTTLLAARCPVLLAPAMNVAMWANEIVQQNVEALRAIGRYHFVGPASGLLADGDVGAGRLAEPEEILEAARSLLAPRDLAGRRLVITAGPTREHLDPVRFLSNPSTGRMGYAVAVAARERGARVTLVTGPVELPAPSGVEVVRVVSAAEMLEATLRVVEGADAFIASAAVADQRPVVRAAQKVKKQPGTEDLLLERTPDILATVSARYSSRQERPVLVGFAAETERVEAHAREKLERKGLDLVVANDVSAPGSGFGTDTNQVLLVAAGGTDRLPLQSKRAVAGAVLDRVVALLGS
- a CDS encoding cytochrome c3 family protein, yielding MRRLLLFSLLLLPLGAVAWSNYEGADRSLAVYPKQEIPLRFDHALHLEDMACSDCHEASASKVASDRMIPGHPTCEGCHDVEAVRGDESCQMCHPGFDPTAMARPKPVVIPTANLKFDHAVHVSKEIPCARCHGAVEKVQIADRRNLPKMETCLECHHRGSEAGGACSVCHPVAANGKIAKVMPSGATLVPELGNPFGVYHSPDYARAHGQDAFTARETCDACHTESECLACHDAAIKVLKVHPNDWITLHPVPAKHSALECQSCHNYQDFCVTCHERVGIGQQAAPQLRATNLSVHPPGWVGPLGPNHHGVFASRDIRSCTSCHREEGCIQCHATTGRGGVGSNPHPPGFSSKACSLYEANARVCIKCHAPADPMLARCR